The Argiope bruennichi chromosome 9, qqArgBrue1.1, whole genome shotgun sequence nucleotide sequence tacttaattcGTTTCAAACAACAATTGTTAAAAACAGATGGAGTTCTTTTCATAcagctttcattaaaaatctaatggAATGCAGTTTCGGTATCCCAATGTTATgtttgaaaaacagaaatttatagttcttaataaaattgcaatattggataaaaattacaattttcttacTAGTCGtttcttaaaatgcaatttttagagTTTCTCAGGTTTGAAATGCCTTATTTATTTCGACTTTCTTATATAAGAGCATGCAAAAAAGATAGtgcattataaatagaaaattcatcACCAACTTTTTAGTTATGTCTTCGTTTGAAATCTTCTATATTCCTGAAAAAAgcctttaattaattattttttctattaattctatgatttaaataattaaatagctatcagataaatgaaattcattatgtatttcaaaaaaatgttccataatgcacttaaaattaaaatgtcttaaagtattctatatttttacagTACTTAAAGGAATATTAAAGGTGTATTACCTTCTCAAATATAggttaaattatgagaaaaaaaacccGTGGAACctgtttattgaatatattttgatggtTTCTTACTGAATAATTTACGGATTATTTTTGTCTAAGCTCTTATATATGCTATTAACAGAAATactaaattagaattttgtttactgtaaattTCTACtgcaaaatgcttttaaatataatgtgataatattaatgaatcagtttttaataaaagatgctATATTCtacactttctttgaaaaattgcagatttgttggaaatgggaattttttttaattctatttatttatatggccctaaaattttattctctttacttCAATGCTCATGCAATATGTTTCAGGCACCTAAAATTACAAATCGGTAAAAAGTGATACATTTGTAATTAAAAGGCATTTATAAGCCGCTCCGaaactaagaataaaaaattttagattttgatgaaataaagcattctaatttttttaacatcttttttccagttcagcttttattttaatattgaaatctatTTCTGTCAGATTTTTACCTTTgcatttgttgttaatttttatacttttcttcaattattaGACAAATTAAACATTTGTTCTATGTATTTAGTCGGatataaaatgtttcacattTAATCTTTTCATGTTTTTAGATGTTTCGTCTTGCCGTCTTCGCTTGCATTGCTTTGTGTCTAGTACAAGGAGTGAGTatctcttttctaaaaatttggaCAATCTGATAAACATATGTACCATTCCTTTAACTTCACTGTCTGAACTTTTGTGCCAATGAGTttcaaagatttttcttatttccatcataatataaaatctttatttttctgagagtaaaaagtataaatatttatatttaaaatgtcagatataaaatatttcaattgcatAGACcaacaagtgaaataaaatattctcactCATGTCATATTATGggttttgcatttttatgttttatgtagtTTTTTACTGACTCATAATTTATCGCCTTTAGcttctttcatttttacttagaataactttatcaaaaaatgacaaaataaaatatgcacaTCCCTACCAAAATTCCTTAACACATTATCCTAaattattaaggaataaaaagCTTATTTCCTTCGTTACGAAATAATCAGTCCATTTTCTTTCTTAGATTCGTTTTTATATACCAAGTTAAGATAAAACGATAATGTGTTTTGTTTGCATTATTACcgttttttaacttaaataacttTAACTTAAACTAAAGAGTTACCGTTTCATTATTGTTTAGATAATATACTGTTATCTAAAAGATAATGAAATCATTTGGATAACTGAATTAATACAGGATGATTTAActaaattatcactaaaaatataatgGTGTAACAAATTGACTAAAATAAGGCAACAAATATATTCATCGAAACACGTTGTTCTTGTGTCTTGATCCCAAATAATATCTATATGTAGTTTTATTTCGCAAtttctatatgatttttttccacttttttagaaattcattttttttcattttattctaattgaataaatttcatagcTACATTTTTCAGAttaacatcataaaaataatataattattatgttaGTTAATGCCtaccataatttaaattaaaagatgctttcccaatattaaattaatctttattttcagtcttttctTCCTGCACAACCTTATGATTACGGATATGCCGTCAATAATCTCTTCAGCCACCAGCACAAACAAGAAGCCGGAAACGGCGTTGGAGGTGTAGTGGGAAGCTACGGTACCGTTGATGCTAGAGGAAACTTCCAATATAGGAATTATGCATCGGGTGCCGGATATCCCATCTACGGCTATGGATTAAATGGATACGGGCTCAGATACGATGGATATGGACTTCCATATGGGGCTTATGGAAATCTTGGCTATGGTTATGGAGGCGTATTGGGACACCCCACCTTGATTTAAGTTACGACCATCTCTGCTATGGAGTGGAGTTGatccaattattattaaatttgagaatgCTTCTctaataatcaattatattaataagccagtaacattataatattttttctcttatgttcttaattaaaaaatactgtaaCCTGTTGGTTAAatagaaattcatatattttatgaaaatttttcttgcataaataaaatatgtaccaATAAACAATCTCAATgcatatgtattttgttttggatttattattttacgtttactctttcataaaagttttcaatACTTACTCTAAAAGTGTATTATTACCTTATAAACACTGCTTTAATTGTTTGGCTTTTAATACTtgtagtttgtttgtttttttaacagaACAACATTTATACCaactttaaagcatttattatagaTGAAATAAAGATTGCAGAAACCATGTATGAATTTGTCTCTCTGACAAATTTTTGGGTTgaatttttgttactattttaatttttcttcaattgttgaatttaattttttcaattttttaatttaatttttaatttgacatttttatggTGGGAGAACTAACTTTAACTTTACTTAACTAACATTTTTGGTGATGATTCTCTGATTATAAGTTTACagaagataaatttctaaaaattatcgaaattcttatttttactgcATTATTGAAACAATCATCAGTAACTATATTAATTTGCCACAATTACATTAGAAGGACTCGTGAAATGCcagaaaaaaggataaataaattcaatatttaactcAAGTcaagttttaattacaaaagagcATTTagaacgatttaaaaatattcaagatttaataatattaacaaagatttaaaaaataataagatttaataatagACTTTTGAGATAAGTCATAATAACTTTTGAGATAAGTcacttcataataatttttttaatttcttttaacctttattatcttttattattttttattataacctTTATATCGTTTATTAGTCACTATTGGTGACTAGTTTGTTTGCCAGGAATTTTGATTtccttaatttcatttaagtaaatctcttttacataatttgatattcatcattccttcaaagaattttaagaatcatattCTGACggatattacacattttttttaataatattacattattcttttcatttcgcCTAAACTATTACAAAGGAATCGAATCTTATTGCATCACAAGTCCCATTAAAATCTTAAGTATTTGGGTAATGGTCATATTCAATGCTTTTactgttaatatttttacttttattagtgACATTGTCTTTATCACTAATGTAACTTCAATTTGTATAAACTACATAGAGAGTAGACAGAATCTCTCATcgttagctttcaacaatggaaaagcatacataatgtaatgtaatgaaaaaatgaaatattttaataaaaatcaccaaaagcatattttaaaataaatatgcttttgaaCTTTGCATTGCAATTAAAAaggtatcatttaaaaaacattttcattttaatcttcaaTTGCGTTAACATCAGTTTTGTGTTTAGTCATTTCGTATTATATGGAAATATAAcaaattctcatttaatttttgattaattctaataaaaatttcatataatagcGAATATAGCTCAAGATGGATATTTTCATTctcaaaagtatatttatactaaatttgatagtTCTACGTCTTATGTTATGCAATTAGTTTATCTGACTTGAGAGGATTGAGAACACACGTCATTAAGTATTCGAAGTGAAAGAGAAAacgaatcaaattttattgtaaaaatgaaatcttttaataaatatcacgcaaaaaatattttacaataaatgttgGCATAAAAATGCATCGTATAAAAACACCTTCAatttaatcttgaattttttgaaatcagtatTATGTATGGTAATAACAAAATTGcaggaaagaataaaatattctcttttaaataactgaaattctaataaaaatttcatatattcgcCTCAAGATGGAAATGTTAATTCTCAAAGTATGTTTATACTAAATTTGGGGCATCTACTAAGTGTTTCGATTTTAGCGGTTTgttatgcgcgaggatagaacctgggaccttgtggttcacagcccagtaacatgaccacgatacaaaagaaattgctcgggtatcgtagctgttaactggcttataagctttcaccacacgaTCTTTAAATGTGAGAAGATTGACTTTGAAGACAAGTTGTTCTTCTCTATCTGGTTTGTTAGAGGATATAATCTAAATTGAAAGATATAGATTGGACTTGTACTGCATTCATATGTTAATGTGAATGGGCTTCATGTCCAACCTATTGATGAAGAAACTAGAAAATGAAAGTGATTCTtcgacattaatttttttttcgatcattttagaattataaaagcaaaagttttaatgcaaactaatgtgaatatttttaatacaaattcaaaagatcgaagaatttcaaattacttttaaattcgaaatataaacttacattaagtcaagtattattaaataattattcaaacgTAATTTAGTGTTCCACTTAAGTTTTTCGCCAATGTGGCTTGCTAAATAAGCAAGCAGAGCAGTTTATCCCGCAATCCAATACACAGTTTTGTTAACCTTGTCAACCATCTCGAGTTTTGACTGATGATTTGGCATTGTTGGGGTACTTGGAGATGTATAAGAGcactttaaagtatatttcagtCTGAAGAAATCGCTTTGAAAAGTTCAGCTTCCatataataactattaattatatGACTAATGCGTTGTGAAAGAAAATCATATCGTGGGCACCAGGTACACTTCTATAGGaaatgtaaaataagttttttcccATGTCAACAGCCGAAATTCTCACTGAAAAACATCAAAACgggattcaaaataaaacaaagataaattatCCTTGATAAAGAAGCATTGAAAtactttactttatttatataattagaaaatagaaatattgtttCCCAGGACAATTAATCTGAAACAAGGGAATAAGAATTTATGCTCAGTGGATACTGAATGGATGTCAAGTCAAAACTCCTATATTTTGGCCTGataattagatataattataaaatttaaatattgttgtccAGGACAATTAATCTCAAACAAGGAAAGATGCTAAGTGGATACTCAATGGATGTCAGGTCAAAAATTCTCGATTTTGACGACGAATTAATCGAGTTTGTCAGCAAagataaataatctaaaaaatgcaAGTGTCAATCTCATATACTAGTTAAAACTATCTCTATTAAGAGACGAGATACAATTATCCTTCTCGATTATTCGATGCCCTGTTATTATGGTAATATAAAAGCAAGAAGAACGAGAGCTAAAGTGAGTCAATCccgaaaataatttcttttttctctctctctctctctctctctctctctctctctctctctctctctctctctctttctagaATACTCATCGCGATTCGAAAATTGTAGCTTTTAAAAGTTCTTCTGTTCGTTAGTTAAAGGTTTTTACACAATTCTTGTTATATATCAATAGGAATTTGAAGTTTAAGCATTATTCGCAAAGAAAGCCATTAAAAgtgaattgcataaaaaaaattagtttcaaaatctagcagttattattgttaaaaatccaATTAATGTTAAAAGTGGATAATGAACAATTGAATATCATATACAGaacttaaaaatggaaaatatgagCAATTATACCTTTTAGTGTGTGCGAAGTTTACCCTTAATTAGCCCCAACGAGGGAATTAATTGCAAAagataatatatctataaatctctaagaagagaaaaatattatactctcacaaataaataagtttgcaaaaataaatttaaaattctatctttagaAATGTAATAGTATTTTGTGAAGTTTCGGATGATCAAATGTTTCTCACTTAATAGTgagaaaaattttttcattatattaaaatgcaagaAATCTAATTTTATGTTTCCTTTCGATTCCTTCAGAATAGGTATAATTTAACATACTAGCAGCTGAATAAGATTAATGCTTTAAGAGAATTGTATCACTTAAAGCTTCCCTATAAGAAACTTCATTTTTCGTcagaattttttggaaaatctgGAATAAACATATCtaagaaattctttcataatatcgaaatttaaaagcttttttttcgtGATAACTAACTTTGAGAAAGAGTTgttgaaatttatcaaatctattgctaaatttctttaaatatcgaTTTAATCTTAATAgcaaatttgttaatatttttctctgtacGCATTTCTTGAAAATGTAGGACTTcacaataaattgcattttattaaaaaaaacaaatttaaaaaatttgaaatttaaaaaaggatttagaaaaaaatttagtgaatgatttatttataaattattcagttgATTTTTGAACCGCGTTGCTACGTAATCTCAATCATGAATGTTATTCGAATCTATTTGTAAGATCGatcatttcaaatatcaaaagaGATATAGATCACATATCTAATCGCAATaacttttaaattgcattattttgtatattaaacacctaatttattcattttttttcgctTGTTCaaactgccattttttttaaatctataataaacatttttctttgatttatatcTGATATCgtgattacaaatttaaatttttgatatttgaatatttgatttcataaaaatgtttttcaacacCCGAGTGACACTTATGAGTATAAAAAAGCACAATAAAAGCACGAAGCTTCAGTTTGAAAGCTCGCATCAGCTGAAAAACACCATAAACTAATTCAAGGTGAGTGATTtgactttttctaatttttctgatAGAGAAGAAGTAGgaactttgattattttttaacccACAAATACCTCATTCTTTTCAAACAACCATTAAAAAAACAGATAGATTTCAGTGTTCAGTATTTCTAAAGCggtatttgaagaaaaaattataattcccaGCAAAAATGCAATATTGAATAACCATTTACAATTTTCTTCCCGACATTTTCTTAAAAGGCAATTTTAGTGTTTCTCGTTTTCacaatatcttatttttctttaatttctcatGCACAAAACATGCACGAAGACAGTATAATAAAGATCGGAAATTTCATCTCCAGTATTTTATATATCTCTTCGCTAAAAATAGTCcgcaataaaaacatttatatatttattttctatttattgtataactaaaaaaattaaaaatctaattaaattagataaattaaaatctaacaattagataattttttttattatgtgtagTTAGAACTATAATGCActcgaatcttaaaatttaaatgtcctaaaatattttatattcatattgtgCGATAAAGCGTATTACATTTTAAACTAAGAgtaaaattttgagaagaaaaaagcctgaagattttttcaatgtatatttagAAGGTTTCTTAATCTCTAATTGTAGAGATTCACAATTTTCTTACTGGTCGtttctttaaatgcaatttttagtgTTTCTCAGATTTGCAATGccttatttatttcaactttctTATATAAAAGCATGGAAAAAAGATAGTGTAAtgtaaatatcagaaatttcatctCCAGCTTTTAAGGTATCTCTTGGTTTTAAACCTtctattttcagcaaaaaaagcctttatttaatttttcctattaattctatgactcaaataattaaatagctattagataaatgaaattcattatgtgtaattcaaaaaaaaagttctataatgCCCttcaatctttaaattaaaatgtcttaaagTATTCTATAATCTTAAAATACTTAAAGGAGTAATACATTCTCAAATATAggtaaaattatgagaaaaaaaacctctggaatttttattgaatatatttagacGGTTTCTTACTGGCTAATTTACGGATTATTTTTGTCTAAGCTCTTGAAAATGCTATTAACAGAAATACTAAAATAGAATCTTGTTTACTGTAAATTTCTACTTCAAAAtacctttaaatataatatgataatattaattaGTCAGTTTTTAATCAAAGGAACTATATtcgatatttttctgaaaaattacaaatctgttgaaaatctgaatttttctaTTGTAATTGTTTACTTTGTCCTATAATTATACTCTCTTTCTTTGCTTTAATGATCATGCAGTCGTTTACAGGAACATAAAATTACAAATCAGTAATGAGTGGCTGATTTCTTATTAAAAGCCATTTGTAAGATGcttcaaaactaaaaaattctacattttaataaaataaaaacgcttaaattcataaaaaaaaattaacatggaatttttttaaatttttcatatttttttaaattatgagattAATAAGTAATTCAAATTATTGTTCGACAcattttatcagaataaaatatttctcacttaattattttatgtttttagatgTTTCGACTTGTCGTCTTCGCTTGCATTGCTTTGTCTCTAGCACAAGGAGTGAGTATCTCTATCTTTCCTAACATTATGTACATTCTAATAAACATAGGTACCACCTATTTATCTTAACTGTCTGAATTTTTGTCCTAAAGCGTGTCCTGCCCGATTTTGTAGCTTTTTCTTGCCTCCAACTTTAATATCAAAcacatcagtaaaaaaaaaaaaatccacattttgAAAGATCTGCATACTGGTTCGATGGGGGGGttttttatgtaagaattttgtttttcatataataaactgGTTTTTCATAGAGTCAAGTACAACGATACTACATTAACACTGCAGTGACTAGAAAATAAAGCAAACTGTAATAATCACTTAAGCcttaatatgagttttttttaaaggtttataaTATTGAAACCTTTATATTGATTCCTTCTTATTCAAGACTTGTTCCACaatttttacttagaaaaaatTTGATCTCAAAATAAGACAATTCATTATACATATACGGGACAAAAATTGCACAATATCAAAAATAGTgaggaaaaaattattgatttcatttcacagaaaatattctgtacattttttggttaaataaaattcaaataaaacaataaaatcttttgcaacgtttattacattttttttgaacttttatatcaatttatgcTATTAACTACACAATAATGAGATGAGTCTTGTAACGAAATTAGTGTAAGCTGGTGTAgctaaattatctttaaaaatgtaattgattaaCAAGTTGACTAACAAAGGTGACAAGAATTTATATCGAAACATGTTGTTCCTGTATTccgaataataatgttttatctgtatatatatatatatatatatatatatatatatatatatatatatatatatatatatatatatatatatatatatatatatatatatatatatatatatgtatatatatatatatatatatatatatatatatatatatatatatatatatatatatatatatatatatatatatatatatatatatatatatatttggcttTTTCACtttgtagaaattttttcttacaCAAATCAAGTAAGATTAACTATGTTGAATGAAATTCATAtcgcaaaaataatattatttatgtattcgtCAGTGATAAAACTATTTTACGTCGGATGAGGTTGTTcttatattaatgattatttattttcagtctttCCTTCCTGCCCAACCTTATGATTACGGATATGCCGTCAGGGATCCTTTCAGCCACCAGTACAAGCAAGAAGCCGGAAACGGTGTTGGAGGTGTAGTGGGAAGCTACGGTTCCGTTGATGCTGGAGGAAATATTCAATATAGAAATTATGCATCGGGTGCCGGATATCCCATCTACGGCTATGGATTAAATGGATACGGGCTTAGATACGATGGATATGGACTTCCATACGGGGCTTATGGAAATCTTGGTTATGGCTATGGAGGCGCATTGGGATACCCTGCCTTGTTTTAAATGCTCTACGGAGTGCCTTGatctgttaataaataaattagacgTTTCTGCTCTCATAACAGAGGATTTTCAATAAGCcagtaacatttaaatattttaactgaattcttaatcaaaaacattgtaaaatatgGTCTAAATAGATATTCGATGATCTATTtctttcatgattaaaatatgtaccaataaacaatttttatgattatgtgttttgttttggattttattatttttcttttctcctttcaTAATAGATGCCaggatttaatctaaaaatatagatttaacttataaaaatgctttaaatgtttggtatttaataatactataatttattgtaaatcgAAGAGAATTCATGTCCGCTATAGAATAAAACATGGAATTTATTAAAGATGAAGTTATGATTGcaaaaaccataaaatattttgtctctCGGAAGAAATTTaggattaatttttctttaattttgaatttcaattttttcaaatatttagtttaatttttaaattaaacacttttattgcATGAGAAGTAACttgtactttattttattatcatttttgaaaactgtACGATTTTAATAGTCTGAATATAGGGATGATTAgcttctaaaaattctttaaattcttttctttatggCTTTTTTCGAAACAATCATGATTAAAGATCTGAAGTTGTCACAATTTTTCTAGAAGTATACCTGAAATGCCAAAATACCAGACAAGGCAATTCAATATTTAAGTGACGCTACGTTTtaagtacaaaagaaaatttggaaaaattttaaaataaatgatagtgTAATGATTGAAGGAGACTTTTGAAAACcccttcataataatttttaagattcctTTAACCTTTTCTTTTATTAGCTGCAATGTTCAATTAGTTGGTTCGCcaagaaatttgatttctttaatttcaattaaataaatcacatatacatgatttatatcaattatttcatcAAAGAAGAAATTGTAAGGATTATATTCTGACATACATTACACCAGTGGTATTTTAATAACATGACAAATGTTCTTTTCATTTTACATGAACTATTATAAAGGGGTCAACTCTTATTGCATCACAGTCCCATTAAATTCTTATGCatactcatgtccataaattaaggataattcagagtcacgagGAAATAGAAcgctaaaatacatatatcacccgtaatatgactacacacatcttcaaaaatcatatgcaaattgcaggaagccaccaaaCGATACCGTTAGTACGTCACAATAaagagagtgtaagagagtgatgtataaggaatactggcaaaaaaataaaattgttcgcaagcgctttataagtcTTCCAGTAAACctatgccttcgatcggaggatatcacccgtatggactttaatccagtagagcatgtgtggaaCATCCTTGGCCAACGAGTTGCAGCCcatcaaccacctcctacatgtctaccggaacttcggagtgCATTACTTGATGAGTGGCGTAATATTACCCAAGATCAAACctataatttgatactcagcatgcctaagTGTTGTATgaactgtattgcatcgtctaggagacatactatgtattaaccatcataccaaccatgcaatattggtttttgtaaataggtattttttcttctgcaatttgctcagggagcaaaaaatctcaatttttatcaatgatatcACACACATATAGCATGTTTTTTtactctttaccttttgtttaataaatagactTTACAAATAAGTCAGATCTGTTTTTCTTCTgattctttcttttcctgaaattgcattatccttaatttatggacatgagtgtatttggGTAATGGTCTAATTCAAAATTCACATTGCCTTCATTGCTAATGTAACATCATTTTCTAATTCCATGTATAAATTGCTGAGCTAGAAGGACAAAATCTCTTATCTCTAGCTTTCACTAAAAACACACAGGATTCGGAGGAAAAACGACTTAAATTCcacagaaaaatgaaatcttgTCTTTATTACTAATTCAGACATTATCactaatttaactttattttctcaTTCTCTATATAAACTGCATAGGTAGTAAACAGAATCTGTCATCGTTAGCTTCCAACACTGGAGAAACAAACAGGATTAAGTATTCGAAGGGAAAAAAGAAACCGATTTAAATTCcattgcaaaaatgaaatcttttaataaaaatcgcTAACAAATATATTTCCCTAAAAGCCATCAAACGTTTTCACTGTCATAAATAAAGAATCGCTTAAAATCCTCTTTATTTTATCTTGAGTTGGGGTAACAGTAGTTTTATATACAGTAATTTCGTGTTATAGGAAaacataaattatcttttaatttttgaatgatttcaatttcatatttcattttctccTAAAACAGATACTTTTATCCTCAAAATTATATCTATACTAAATTTGATGGCTCTGCGTAACAAGTCTGTCTTACTTGAGAGGATTGACTTTGAAGAAATGTTGTTCTGTTTTATCAGGTTTAATGGTGGATATAATCTAAATTGAAAGATATAGGTTGGGCAGGAAGTGCATTCATATTTAACTAATGGAAAATAACTAGAAACAAAAGCTATTCTTTAAGATTGTTGattttctattgatttaaaattataaaagcaatgttttattatatactaacgtaaaaattatatttattcaaacagaaaaaaaccaaaaaaatttcaaattacttttaaatttgaaatacaaacttTCGTCCAATTAACTACTGCTTTAACAATTACTGTAGCCTTATCTAATTGTTTGTTGCCAATATTGTTTTTCGCCCAGTAAGGTAAACAAACAAGCGTAACTGTTCCTCTCACAATACAATACACAGTTTTGTTCACCTCACAGCcatctgaatttttcattttg carries:
- the LOC129983627 gene encoding shematrin-like protein 2 — encoded protein: MFRLVVFACIALSLAQGSFLPAQPYDYGYAVRDPFSHQYKQEAGNGVGGVVGSYGSVDAGGNIQYRNYASGAGYPIYGYGLNGYGLRYDGYGLPYGAYGNLGYGYGGALGYPALF
- the LOC129984893 gene encoding glycine-rich protein-like translates to MFRLAVFACIALCLVQGSFLPAQPYDYGYAVNNLFSHQHKQEAGNGVGGVVGSYGTVDARGNFQYRNYASGAGYPIYGYGLNGYGLRYDGYGLPYGAYGNLGYGYGGVLGHPTLI